One genomic region from Streptomyces sp. NBC_01304 encodes:
- a CDS encoding cytochrome c oxidase assembly protein has translation MDHSGHGMDMDMDLPPFTLGRGLEPSMDAFFLIGCLAGLALYGWGVVRLIRRGDSWPVGRSIAFVIGVLTIALVMCTKLNDYGMVMFSVHMVQHMVISMLSPILLLLGAPITLALRAMPVAGRGRRKGPRELLLMLLHSRYMKIVTHPAFTIPMFIASLYGLYFTPLFDFLMESKPGHIFMMVHFLAVGLVFFWPIMGVDPGPHRPGYVMRMLELFAGMPFHAFFGIALMMATTPMVGTYMHPPASLGIDPLADQEAGGGIAWAFSEIPSVVVLVALLFQWRKSEEREARRSDRAADRDGDKELEAYNAYLQSLHARGQ, from the coding sequence ATGGATCACAGCGGGCACGGCATGGACATGGACATGGATCTGCCGCCGTTCACGCTGGGGCGGGGCCTCGAACCGTCCATGGACGCCTTCTTCCTGATCGGCTGCCTCGCGGGGCTCGCCCTCTACGGGTGGGGCGTGGTGCGGCTGATCCGCCGCGGCGACTCGTGGCCGGTCGGGCGGAGCATCGCCTTCGTCATCGGCGTGCTGACCATCGCGCTCGTGATGTGTACGAAGCTCAACGACTACGGCATGGTCATGTTCAGCGTGCACATGGTGCAGCACATGGTGATCAGCATGCTGTCGCCGATCCTGCTGCTGCTCGGGGCGCCGATCACGCTGGCGCTGCGGGCGATGCCGGTCGCGGGGCGGGGGCGCCGCAAGGGGCCGCGCGAGCTGCTGTTGATGCTGCTGCACAGCCGCTACATGAAGATCGTGACGCATCCCGCGTTCACGATCCCGATGTTCATCGCGAGCCTGTACGGCCTCTACTTCACGCCGCTCTTCGACTTCCTGATGGAGTCCAAGCCGGGGCACATCTTCATGATGGTGCACTTCCTCGCGGTGGGCCTGGTCTTCTTCTGGCCGATCATGGGCGTGGACCCGGGGCCGCACCGGCCCGGCTATGTGATGCGGATGCTGGAGCTGTTCGCGGGCATGCCGTTCCACGCGTTCTTCGGCATCGCGCTGATGATGGCGACCACGCCCATGGTCGGCACGTACATGCACCCGCCCGCCTCGCTCGGCATCGACCCGCTCGCCGACCAGGAGGCGGGGGGCGGCATCGCGTGGGCCTTCTCCGAGATCCCGTCCGTGGTCGTGCTCGTGGCGCTGCTGTTCCAGTGGCGCAAGTCCGAGGAGCGCGAGGCACGGCGCTCGGACCGCGCCGCGGACCGCGACGGCGACAAGGAGCTCGAGGCGTACAACGCCTATCTGCAGTCGTTGCACGCCCGCGGGCAGTAG
- a CDS encoding 6-phosphofructokinase has protein sequence MRIGVLTSGGDCPGLNAVIRSVVHRAVVDHGDEVIGFHDGWKGLLECDYRKLDLDAVSGILARGGTILGSSRVQPAHLRDGVERAKGHLEELGLDAIIPIGGEGTLKAARLLSDNGLPIVGVPKTIDNDIAVTDVTFGFDTAVGVATEALDRLKTTAESHQRVLIVEVMGRHTGWIALNSGMAAGAHAIVVPERPFDIDELAKKVGARFEAGKKFAIVVAAEGAKPREGSMEYDEGGKDIYGHERFAGIARQLSIELEQRLGKEARPVILGHVQRGGTPTAYDRVLATRFGWHAVEAVHRGEFGMMTALQGTDIVMAPLAKAVETLKTVPDERYAEAECVL, from the coding sequence ATGCGTATAGGCGTCCTCACCTCCGGCGGCGACTGCCCCGGCCTGAACGCTGTCATTCGGTCGGTCGTGCACCGCGCCGTGGTCGACCACGGCGACGAGGTCATCGGCTTCCACGACGGGTGGAAGGGCCTCCTCGAGTGCGACTACCGCAAGCTCGACCTCGATGCCGTCAGCGGCATCCTCGCCCGCGGCGGCACCATCCTCGGCTCCTCGCGCGTACAGCCCGCGCATCTGCGGGACGGCGTCGAGCGCGCCAAGGGACATCTCGAAGAGCTCGGCCTGGACGCGATCATTCCGATCGGCGGTGAGGGCACCCTCAAGGCCGCCCGCCTCCTCTCGGACAACGGTCTGCCGATCGTCGGCGTCCCGAAGACCATCGACAACGACATAGCGGTGACGGACGTGACGTTCGGTTTCGACACCGCCGTCGGTGTCGCCACCGAGGCGCTCGACCGTCTCAAGACCACCGCCGAGTCCCACCAGCGCGTCCTGATCGTCGAGGTCATGGGCCGGCACACCGGCTGGATCGCCCTCAACTCCGGTATGGCGGCGGGCGCCCACGCCATCGTCGTGCCCGAGCGGCCCTTCGACATCGACGAGCTGGCCAAGAAGGTCGGCGCCCGCTTCGAGGCCGGCAAGAAGTTCGCGATCGTCGTCGCCGCCGAGGGCGCCAAGCCCCGCGAGGGCTCCATGGAGTACGACGAGGGCGGCAAGGACATCTACGGCCACGAGCGCTTCGCCGGCATCGCCCGCCAGCTCTCCATCGAGCTGGAGCAGCGCCTCGGCAAGGAGGCCCGCCCGGTCATCCTCGGCCACGTCCAGCGGGGCGGCACCCCGACCGCGTACGACCGTGTCCTCGCCACCCGCTTCGGCTGGCACGCCGTGGAGGCCGTGCACCGCGGGGAGTTCGGGATGATGACCGCACTGCAGGGCACCGACATCGTGATGGCGCCGCTCGCGAAGGCCGTCGAGACCCTGAAGACCGTGCCGGACGAGCGGTACGCCGAGGCCGAGTGCGTCCTGTAG
- a CDS encoding type 1 glutamine amidotransferase produces MSDNSLRLVWVYPDLLSTYGDQGNALVVERRARQRGLNVERYDVRSDQAIPTSGDIYLIGGGEDRPQRLAAERLRRDGGLSRAVANGAIVFSVCAGYQILGHEFINDLGQREPGLGLLDVVSTRGEGERCVGDVLADIDQPLGLPQLTGFENHQGITHLGPSARPFAHVRLGKGNGTGDGTEGAYNDTVFGTYMHGPVLARNPQVADLLLKLALDVNALPQVDDRWYEALRGERIAAATQPA; encoded by the coding sequence ATGAGCGACAACAGCCTGCGTCTGGTCTGGGTCTACCCCGACCTGCTGAGCACCTACGGAGACCAGGGCAACGCCCTCGTCGTGGAGCGCCGGGCCCGCCAGCGCGGCCTCAACGTCGAGCGCTACGACGTACGCAGCGACCAGGCGATCCCCACCTCGGGCGACATCTACCTGATCGGCGGCGGTGAGGACCGCCCGCAGCGCCTGGCGGCCGAACGCCTGCGCCGCGACGGCGGGTTGAGCCGCGCGGTGGCCAACGGCGCGATCGTCTTCTCGGTGTGCGCGGGCTACCAGATCCTCGGCCACGAGTTCATCAACGACCTCGGCCAGCGCGAGCCGGGCCTCGGCCTGCTCGACGTGGTCTCCACGCGCGGCGAGGGCGAGCGGTGCGTCGGCGATGTCCTGGCCGACATCGACCAGCCGCTGGGCCTGCCTCAGCTGACCGGCTTCGAGAACCACCAGGGCATCACCCATCTCGGCCCCTCCGCGCGCCCGTTCGCGCACGTGCGGCTCGGCAAGGGCAACGGCACGGGCGACGGCACCGAGGGCGCGTACAACGACACCGTCTTCGGTACGTACATGCACGGCCCCGTCCTCGCCCGCAACCCGCAGGTCGCCGACCTGCTGCTCAAGCTCGCGCTCGACGTGAACGCGCTGCCGCAGGTCGACGACCGCTGGTACGAGGCGCTGCGCGGCGAGCGCATCGCGGCCGCCACTCAGCCCGCCTAG
- a CDS encoding Mur ligase family protein has product MAGHPGSADPLSPRAKLAVTAGKAAAAVSRAAGRGSGSVIGGRVALKLDPDLLGRLAQHLDVILVSATNGKTTTTRLIAEALRAAGPVVSNALGANMPAGITSALAGGSDAKYGVIEVDEKYLAGVARDVDPKAIALLNLSRDQLDRAAETRMLAEKWREGLAGSKAVVIANADDPLIVWAASSSPNVVWVAAGQEWKDDAWSCPSCGGVMQRPGDDWFCGDCGFRRPAPSWALSGDHVLDPHGSAWPIHLQLPGRANKANATSSAAVAAVFGVPPQVALERMYQVQAVAGRYDVVQFQNRDLRLLLAKNPAGWLETFSLIDPPPTPVILSVNARGADGTDTSWLWDVDYTRLAGHPIFVIGDRRLDLAVRLEVAGLDFRVCDTIDEAVQLAPPGQIELIANYTAFQDVRRRVGN; this is encoded by the coding sequence ATGGCAGGACACCCTGGCAGTGCGGACCCGCTGTCGCCGCGGGCCAAGCTGGCCGTGACGGCAGGCAAGGCAGCCGCGGCGGTGTCGCGCGCCGCGGGACGCGGCAGCGGATCGGTGATCGGCGGCCGGGTGGCGCTCAAGCTCGACCCGGACCTGCTCGGCCGGCTCGCCCAGCACCTCGACGTGATCCTGGTGTCGGCGACGAACGGCAAGACGACCACGACGCGACTGATCGCGGAGGCGCTGCGCGCCGCGGGCCCCGTGGTCTCCAACGCGCTCGGCGCGAACATGCCGGCCGGCATCACCTCGGCGCTGGCCGGTGGCTCGGACGCCAAGTACGGCGTGATCGAGGTCGACGAGAAGTACCTGGCCGGAGTGGCCCGCGACGTCGACCCCAAGGCGATCGCGCTGCTCAACCTCTCCCGTGACCAGCTCGACCGGGCCGCCGAGACGCGCATGCTCGCCGAGAAGTGGCGCGAGGGCCTGGCCGGTTCCAAGGCCGTCGTCATCGCCAACGCGGACGACCCGCTGATCGTGTGGGCCGCCTCCTCCTCGCCGAACGTGGTGTGGGTCGCGGCCGGTCAGGAGTGGAAGGACGACGCCTGGTCCTGCCCGTCCTGCGGTGGCGTGATGCAGCGCCCCGGCGACGACTGGTTCTGCGGCGACTGCGGCTTCCGCCGTCCCGCCCCGAGCTGGGCGCTCAGCGGCGACCACGTGCTCGACCCGCACGGTTCGGCCTGGCCGATCCACCTTCAGCTGCCGGGCCGCGCCAACAAGGCCAACGCCACCAGCTCGGCCGCCGTCGCCGCCGTCTTCGGGGTGCCGCCGCAGGTCGCCCTCGAGCGCATGTACCAGGTGCAGGCCGTCGCCGGACGCTATGACGTCGTCCAGTTCCAGAACCGCGATCTTCGTCTGCTGCTGGCGAAGAACCCGGCGGGCTGGCTCGAAACGTTTTCCCTGATCGACCCGCCGCCCACCCCGGTGATCCTTTCGGTGAACGCGCGCGGCGCCGACGGCACCGACACCTCCTGGCTGTGGGACGTCGACTACACGCGGCTCGCCGGGCACCCGATCTTCGTCATCGGTGACCGCCGGCTCGACCTGGCCGTACGCCTCGAAGTGGCCGGCCTGGACTTCCGGGTCTGCGACACCATCGACGAGGCCGTACAGCTGGCGCCCCCCGGGCAGATCGAGCTGATCGCCAACTACACCGCGTTCCAGGACGTCCGCCGCCGCGTCGGCAACTGA
- the def gene encoding peptide deformylase: protein MRQGSIPGSSGHVRPMTLLGDPVLHAPCEEVTDFGPSLARLVEDMFATMYAAPGVGLAANQVGVPLRVFVYDCPDDEDRRHLGHVINPRLVEADGFTVRGPEGCLSLPGLEAATPRFDHAVVEGVDLLGEPVRIVGEGWFARCLQHECDHLDGRIYPERLGSWRRGRVLRAARKTEWGADIDVRRLGNVEEADSGT, encoded by the coding sequence ATGCGACAAGGCTCCATCCCGGGCAGCTCGGGACACGTACGGCCCATGACCCTGCTCGGCGACCCCGTGCTGCACGCACCGTGCGAGGAGGTCACCGACTTCGGCCCGTCCCTGGCCCGCCTGGTCGAGGACATGTTCGCGACGATGTACGCGGCCCCGGGGGTCGGCCTCGCCGCGAACCAGGTCGGCGTTCCGCTCAGGGTGTTCGTCTACGACTGCCCCGACGACGAGGATCGACGCCACCTCGGGCATGTGATCAATCCCCGCCTGGTCGAGGCGGACGGCTTCACGGTGCGCGGCCCCGAGGGCTGTCTCTCCCTGCCGGGCCTGGAGGCGGCCACGCCGCGCTTCGACCACGCGGTGGTGGAGGGCGTCGACCTGCTCGGGGAGCCGGTACGCATCGTGGGAGAGGGCTGGTTCGCCCGCTGCCTGCAGCACGAGTGCGACCACCTGGACGGGCGGATCTACCCGGAACGCCTGGGCTCCTGGCGGCGTGGCAGGGTGCTGCGGGCCGCGCGGAAGACCGAGTGGGGCGCGGACATCGACGTACGCCGACTCGGGAACGTAGAAGAAGCCGACTCGGGAACGTAG
- a CDS encoding TetR family transcriptional regulator, producing MDTTQRTDQERSAERRRRELLEAADRVVLRDGPGASMNAIAAEAGITKPILYRHFGDKGGLYAALAKRHTDALLDSLRAALDAPAERRERVEATLDTYLAAIEGAPQVYRFLMHPAEGASQSEQNEQGFDVGLHSAPLLRRLGEELAKVIAERVDLGPSGEQLARVWGHGIVGMMHAAGDWWLGERPCSRAELVNSLADLLWGRLAAAGDIAGGPGF from the coding sequence ATGGACACGACACAACGGACCGATCAGGAAAGGTCGGCCGAGCGTCGTCGCCGCGAGCTGCTCGAAGCCGCGGACCGCGTGGTGCTCCGCGACGGCCCCGGCGCCTCGATGAACGCCATCGCCGCGGAGGCGGGCATCACCAAGCCGATCCTCTACCGCCACTTCGGCGACAAGGGCGGCCTGTACGCGGCCCTCGCCAAGCGCCACACCGACGCACTCCTCGACTCCCTGCGCGCCGCCCTCGACGCCCCGGCCGAGCGCCGCGAGCGCGTGGAGGCGACCCTCGACACCTACCTCGCGGCGATCGAGGGGGCCCCGCAGGTCTACCGCTTCCTGATGCACCCGGCGGAGGGCGCCTCACAGTCCGAGCAGAACGAGCAGGGCTTCGACGTCGGCCTGCACTCCGCTCCCCTGCTGCGCCGCCTCGGCGAGGAGCTCGCCAAGGTCATCGCCGAACGGGTCGACCTCGGCCCGTCGGGCGAGCAGCTCGCGCGGGTGTGGGGCCACGGCATCGTCGGCATGATGCACGCGGCGGGCGACTGGTGGCTGGGCGAACGCCCCTGCTCCCGGGCCGAGTTGGTGAACAGCCTCGCGGATCTGCTGTGGGGACGCCTCGCGGCGGCCGGGGACATCGCGGGCGGTCCGGGCTTCTGA
- a CDS encoding acyl-CoA dehydrogenase family protein, translating into MAEFIMELNDEQKEVRDWLHGFAADVIRPAAAEWDEREETPWPVIQEAAKVGIYSLDFYAQQFFDPTGLGIPMAMEELFWGDAGIALSIVGTGLAAVGVLANGTEEQIGTWIPEMYGDADDVKVAAFCSSEPDAGSDVAAMRTRAVYDEAKDEWVLNGTKTWATNGGIANVHVVVAVVDPEIGSKGHASFIVPPNTPGLSQGQKFKKHGIRASHTAEVVLEDVRIPGSCLLGGKDKLDERLARAREKAKAGGGERVKNAAMATFEASRPAVGAMAVGTARAAYDYALEYAKSRTQFGRPIIDNQGIAFQLADMRTQIDAARLLVWRASWMATTGKKFESAEGSMSKLFASETAKKVTAQAVQILGGNGFTREYPVERMHRDAAIYTIFEGTSEIQRLVIARTLSGMPIR; encoded by the coding sequence ATGGCCGAGTTCATCATGGAGCTGAACGACGAGCAGAAGGAAGTCAGGGACTGGCTCCACGGATTCGCCGCCGATGTGATCCGCCCCGCGGCCGCCGAGTGGGACGAGCGCGAGGAGACCCCCTGGCCGGTCATCCAGGAGGCCGCGAAGGTCGGCATCTACTCCCTGGACTTCTACGCCCAGCAGTTCTTCGACCCGACCGGGCTCGGTATCCCGATGGCGATGGAGGAGCTGTTCTGGGGCGACGCCGGCATCGCCCTGTCGATCGTCGGCACCGGCCTCGCCGCGGTCGGCGTCCTCGCCAACGGCACCGAGGAGCAGATCGGCACCTGGATCCCCGAGATGTACGGCGACGCCGACGACGTGAAGGTCGCCGCCTTCTGCTCCTCCGAGCCCGACGCGGGCTCCGACGTCGCGGCCATGCGCACCCGCGCCGTCTACGACGAGGCCAAGGACGAGTGGGTCCTCAACGGCACCAAGACCTGGGCGACGAACGGCGGCATAGCCAACGTCCACGTCGTCGTCGCCGTGGTCGACCCCGAGATCGGCTCCAAGGGCCACGCCTCCTTCATCGTGCCGCCGAACACCCCCGGCCTGTCCCAGGGCCAGAAGTTCAAGAAGCACGGCATCCGCGCCTCGCACACCGCCGAGGTCGTCCTGGAGGACGTGCGCATCCCCGGCTCCTGCCTGCTCGGCGGCAAGGACAAGCTCGACGAGCGCCTGGCCCGGGCCCGCGAGAAGGCCAAGGCGGGCGGCGGCGAGCGCGTGAAGAACGCGGCGATGGCCACCTTCGAGGCCTCCCGCCCGGCCGTCGGCGCCATGGCGGTGGGCACCGCGCGTGCCGCGTACGACTACGCCCTCGAATACGCCAAGTCCCGTACGCAGTTCGGCCGTCCGATCATCGACAATCAGGGCATCGCCTTCCAGCTCGCCGACATGCGCACCCAGATCGACGCCGCCCGCCTCCTGGTGTGGCGCGCCTCCTGGATGGCGACCACGGGGAAGAAGTTCGAGTCGGCCGAGGGCTCGATGTCCAAGCTGTTCGCGAGCGAGACCGCCAAGAAGGTCACCGCCCAGGCGGTCCAGATCCTCGGCGGCAACGGCTTCACCCGTGAGTACCCGGTCGAGCGCATGCACCGTGACGCCGCGATCTACACGATCTTCGAGGGGACCAGCGAGATCCAGCGCCTGGTGATCGCGCGCACGCTCTCGGGCATGCCGATCCGCTAG
- a CDS encoding aldo/keto reductase: MRSNQLGRSTVQVTELGFGGGPLGGLFAPLDDATAAGALDAAWESGIRYFDTSPHYGIGHSERRTGELLSGKARADFTLSTKVGRLLVPQDPQGRRDESFEVPATHRRVWDFSRDGVRRSVEDSLTRMGVDRIDLLLLHDAERHFEDALREGHPALAELRAEGVVGAIGAGMYHPGQLATLVKESDVDVVMLSGRYTLLDHSALDELLPACTDRGVSVLAASVFNSGLLATDRPAKDAPFDYAPAGPELVRRAHRLADACEAHGVTLPQVAMAFPLRHPAVAGIVVGMRTADEVRRNVAAFGAPVPDGVWDDLRGEGLLDERAPVHG, from the coding sequence ATGAGGTCGAACCAGCTCGGGCGGAGCACGGTCCAGGTCACCGAGCTCGGCTTCGGCGGCGGCCCGCTCGGCGGGCTCTTCGCACCGCTCGACGACGCCACCGCGGCCGGCGCGCTCGACGCGGCCTGGGAGAGCGGCATCCGCTACTTCGACACCTCGCCGCACTACGGCATAGGCCACTCCGAACGCCGCACCGGCGAGCTCCTGAGCGGCAAGGCCCGGGCGGACTTCACGCTCTCCACGAAGGTCGGCCGGCTCCTGGTCCCGCAGGACCCGCAGGGCCGCAGGGACGAGTCCTTCGAGGTGCCCGCGACGCATCGCAGGGTCTGGGACTTCAGCCGCGACGGCGTCCGGCGCAGCGTCGAGGACTCCCTGACCCGGATGGGCGTCGACCGCATCGACCTGCTCCTCCTGCACGACGCGGAACGCCACTTCGAGGACGCGCTGCGCGAGGGCCACCCCGCGTTGGCCGAACTGCGGGCCGAGGGCGTCGTCGGCGCCATCGGCGCGGGCATGTACCACCCCGGCCAACTCGCCACGCTGGTCAAGGAGTCGGACGTCGACGTGGTGATGCTGTCGGGCCGCTACACCCTCCTCGACCACAGCGCACTCGACGAGCTGCTGCCCGCGTGCACGGACCGCGGGGTGTCGGTGCTCGCGGCGTCCGTCTTCAACTCCGGGCTGCTCGCCACGGACCGGCCCGCGAAGGACGCCCCCTTCGACTACGCACCCGCCGGCCCGGAGCTGGTGCGCCGCGCCCATCGCCTCGCCGACGCCTGCGAGGCGCACGGGGTGACACTGCCCCAGGTGGCGATGGCGTTCCCGCTGCGGCATCCGGCCGTCGCCGGGATCGTGGTCGGGATGCGGACCGCGGACGAAGTCCGGCGCAATGTCGCGGCGTTCGGGGCGCCGGTCCCGGACGGGGTGTGGGACGACCTGCGCGGCGAAGGGCTCCTCGACGAGCGGGCCCCGGTGCACGGCTGA
- a CDS encoding DUF190 domain-containing protein translates to MPRRDDDAVARLTVRLDGATLWQDRPAYAELVHRALRAGLAGASVFHDFEGSGPGGGLHHADSAHFAPRGPCSVLIVDGEQQLREFLGTVQDVLEHARAAVSIDVVRHHSTARGRP, encoded by the coding sequence ATGCCCAGGCGCGACGACGACGCGGTGGCCCGGCTCACCGTCCGGCTCGACGGCGCAACGCTCTGGCAGGACCGGCCCGCGTACGCCGAACTCGTCCACCGCGCCCTGCGCGCGGGTCTGGCCGGGGCCAGTGTCTTCCACGACTTCGAGGGCTCCGGGCCCGGCGGCGGCCTCCACCATGCGGACTCCGCACACTTCGCCCCGCGGGGGCCGTGCTCCGTCCTGATCGTCGACGGTGAGCAGCAGCTGCGCGAGTTCCTGGGGACCGTGCAGGACGTCCTCGAGCATGCGCGGGCCGCGGTGTCCATCGATGTCGTACGCCACCACAGCACGGCCCGTGGACGCCCTTGA
- a CDS encoding M20 metallopeptidase family protein — MTTPGIPATTPDTPAPEQDDLLADARGLLPGIVAVRRTLHRAPELGLHLPRTQRTVLDALEGLPLAISKGKGLTSVTAVLDGARPGRTILLRADMDALPQHEDTGLEFSSEVPGAMHACGHDAHTAMLVGAARLLAARRERLAGRVVFMFQPGEESGGGARHMIDEGVLGDEPAAVDGAFALHISSRQDSGTLGLRPGPALASADLVRLTVHGGGGHASAPHLALDPIPVACEIVQALQTMITRTVSVFDPAVLTITRIQAGTTTNIIPETAELLGTLRTLTPDTRSTVRGRIARLAEHIAAAHGATVDIDLTEGYPPLVNDAGFTTLATETATALLGAERVHHVADPVMGAEDFSYVLERVPGTMAFLGARPPGRTPEQTPDLHSNRVVFDEDALATGAAVHAAVAQAFFAQSGHPK, encoded by the coding sequence GTGACCACCCCAGGCATCCCCGCGACCACCCCAGACACCCCCGCCCCGGAGCAGGACGACCTGCTCGCCGACGCCCGAGGCCTGCTGCCGGGCATCGTCGCCGTCCGCCGCACCCTGCACCGGGCCCCCGAGCTGGGCCTGCACCTGCCACGGACGCAGCGAACCGTGCTGGACGCCCTCGAAGGGCTGCCGCTCGCGATCAGTAAGGGCAAGGGCCTGACATCCGTCACCGCCGTCCTCGACGGTGCCCGCCCGGGGCGGACGATCCTGCTGCGCGCCGACATGGACGCGCTGCCCCAACACGAGGACACCGGCCTGGAGTTCAGCTCGGAGGTGCCCGGTGCCATGCACGCCTGCGGGCATGACGCGCACACCGCCATGCTCGTCGGTGCCGCCCGGCTGCTCGCGGCCCGGCGGGAGCGGCTCGCGGGGCGCGTCGTGTTCATGTTCCAGCCCGGCGAGGAGAGCGGGGGCGGGGCCCGGCACATGATCGACGAGGGCGTACTGGGTGACGAACCGGCCGCTGTGGACGGGGCGTTCGCCCTGCACATCAGTTCGCGGCAGGACAGCGGCACCCTCGGTCTGCGGCCGGGCCCGGCCCTCGCGTCGGCCGACCTGGTGCGCCTCACCGTGCACGGCGGTGGCGGGCACGCCTCCGCACCGCACCTGGCCCTCGACCCGATACCGGTCGCCTGCGAGATCGTGCAGGCCCTGCAGACGATGATCACGCGTACGGTGAGCGTCTTCGATCCGGCGGTGCTCACGATCACCCGGATCCAGGCCGGCACCACGACCAACATCATCCCCGAGACCGCCGAACTCCTGGGCACCCTGCGCACGTTGACCCCGGACACGCGCAGCACCGTGCGCGGGCGCATCGCCCGGCTCGCCGAGCACATCGCCGCGGCGCACGGCGCCACGGTCGACATCGACCTGACCGAGGGCTATCCCCCGCTAGTCAACGACGCGGGCTTCACGACGCTCGCCACCGAGACCGCGACCGCCCTGCTCGGCGCGGAGCGCGTCCATCACGTGGCCGATCCGGTGATGGGCGCCGAGGACTTCAGCTACGTCCTCGAACGCGTCCCCGGCACCATGGCGTTCCTCGGCGCACGGCCACCGGGCCGGACTCCGGAGCAGACCCCGGACCTCCACTCCAACCGGGTCGTCTTCGACGAGGACGCCCTGGCGACGGGGGCGGCGGTGCACGCGGCGGTGGCACAGGCCTTCTTCGCGCAATCAGGCCATCCCAAATAG